A genomic window from Salvelinus alpinus chromosome 10, SLU_Salpinus.1, whole genome shotgun sequence includes:
- the LOC139531589 gene encoding uncharacterized protein → MLVVILLWTATSTDGGAQVRLVDIQLTDDIITCSSTDIYPGPKLTWSTDPPSDLSFDPGTIQNSTSIKVDDQGLYDITSTKQFSRDRTNICTVTSGTIERTATLKQQDPVQGSPSSEVSIPCSVSQSDLLTFDLTWRFNQIVTILTSTYTKGTPQIKYKCQNENDRTVIPLQTGEEREEDIERQQQGEGEEGLATPTIVMP, encoded by the exons CTCAAGTCCGCTTGGTGGACATACAGTTAACAGATGACATCATCACCTGCAGTTCTACAGATATCTACCCAGGGCCTAAACTCACCTGGTCCACTGACCCCCCCTCTGACCTTTCATTTGACCCTGGAACCATCCAGAACTCCACCAGCATCAAGGTGGATGACCAGGGCCTCTATGACATAACCAGCACAAAACAGTTTAGCAGAGACCGAACCAACATCTGTACCGTGACCTCTGGGACAATAGAAAGGACAGCAACCCTGAAACAGCAAG ATCCGGTCCAGGGTTCTCCAAGCAGTGAGGTGTCCATCCCCTGCAGTGTCTCTCAGTCTGACCTCCTGACCTTTGACCTCACCTGGAGATTCAACCAGATAGTCACCATCCTCACCTCCACCTACACCAAGGGCACACCTCAGAT CAAATACAAATGTCAAAATGAAAACGACCGGACTGTAATACCACTTCAGActggagaagaaagagaggaagacatAGAAAGACAACAACAaggtgaaggagaagaggggtTAGCCACACCAACCATAGTAATGCCTTGA